CGCATTGATCGTTATTCCTCTTGCCTGTTCCTGTTCGTCATAATCGAGCAGGAGCTGTTTTCCTGCGAGCTCCTCGCTCATCATTCCTGCACCAGCAATCAGATTGTCGCTCAACGTTGTGTTATGAACAATGAGCCCTTCCACAAGCAGGTTATGTGTTCCCTCCACCGTGAAATCATAGACAAATTCCTCGAAACTGTATTCGATTGACTCTATTTCAACAGCCACAAGCTCTGACGGGAGTGCGTATAGCATTGCCACGGGCATTCCATCCTCCATCATTGCAATATTCGACCCTTGCGAACTGAGGCCTGACCCCTCTCCTGCAGTTTCAGGGTTGGAAACAAAGCTTTCGACTTTGCTTATATCGCTCAGAAAATTTCTGCTGTCCGGATCCAGTGCGACCCTGATGCCGAAGCGCAGGAGGGCAAGTGATACAGCATGCAGAAAAGTTCTTTTCCGGCTGTCCATTTTTTCAGGATTCATTCTGTTTATCATTCCGGCTATCAGATCTAATGCCAGATCACTCTGCAGGCGGTAAAAAACTCCGCCATTTCCATTCCCACCGAATAATTTTTGCAGTACACCTGTTTCGTTGCCCTCTTCAAGCCCGGCAAAAAGCTTACCGATGAGTTCCTTCCGGTCTTTGCAGTTTATCTGCTCATCTGCAAGAAGTGACGTCTCGCTTAATTCCAAATCACCAATATCGAGGAATGCCGGGGCTATGAGTCTGTCACCAGGTTTTAGTTCACACGATCGGAGTTCTGCAGTTTGACCATCCCGTAGAACAACAAATTTGTGTTCCGGAGTCACCGTAACTTCTCTTCCGTTATTTGGCTTAATCTTCAGCAGTTTTTCATCATTCCTGATCTTCCATACATGGGTGATCGGCCGTTTCTCCAGCTTCATTTCCTGTGTGTTAAGGCTAACAGTAACCTCCTTCCCACGGACCGTGTAGACGGTATTGTCCCTGTCTGAGAAAACAGGCTGCCCATGCGAGTACTTCCTGTAGAGTTCGTCGGCCGGAAGCCATGAGCCGTTGGAATAAACCATGGAATTCCCGCTCATGCATTTGCCATGGTCTATGTGTGCTGCCGTTCCGATATTTCTTATGTATCTCGGATCTTTCATTATGGCTTGAGCTCTTGCAATATTGTCTTCCTTTCTGCCCAATTAAATCGCCCTTCTAAAGTGTGCGTCAGCGAGCCGACATTGCGACTCTCTCAATCTCATCTCTCTTTGAAACAGCCGAACTTGTCATGTCGCCGTTTGATGCGAGAACTATTTCATCTGCCAGACACTGCTCTATTGATTTGGTAGATCCATGTGAAGCACCGACCGCTCCAAGACAAATGTACCTCAGTGCCAAATCCAGCCTCCTGGAGGACGACACATCTACTGCCTTTGGCACAGATATGCCACCAAACTGAAGCCTGGTTATTTCCTCTCTGGGAGCGGAATGCTCGATCGCGTTTACAAGGATCTGCACAGGATTCTTACCGGTTTTTGAACTTATAATTTCAAAAGCCTTCTCTACGGTCTTAAGCGACTTGCTTTTCTTGCCTGTGTAGTTTTCGGTTCTCATCATCTGGTTTGCAAGTCTTTCGACAATATTCACTTTAGTTTTACCAAAATTTTTGTTGGCATGCTTGCCCGATGTATGCGGGACATATATCGGAGTCAGGTTTATGTACCTCAAAAGGCCAGGATCGGAGACGATGACCTCTGACAGATCGTACTTTCCGAAAAGAAGCGCATTGTAGAGAAGTACCTGCTCGGGCTCTTCGTTTTTTTCCTTTTGCTCTTCTTCAGATTCATTTTCAATATCAATATCATCGTCGGGCATGATTCATCACCTGACCGGTTTTTCTTTTCTGCCTCGTACCATCTCATTCAGAGAAACGTTGTTCACCTTGATGACCTTGAATCTTACGCCTGGGATATCACCATATGACCTTCCCATCCTGCCTCCAATGCCTTCGACCAGCACCTCATCGTGTTCATCAATAAAATTTATGGCGCCATCACCAACGGCAAAAGCGGTTATCTGCCTTCCGTTCTTGATTAACTGCACCTTGACGCATTTTCGTATCGCAGAATTGGGCTGTTTCGCCTCAATGCCTACCTTCTCCAGAACGATGCCCCTGGCCTGTGGTGCCCCCTCAAGGGGATCCGACTTCTCCTTGAGCCTGAGAATTCTCCTCTTGTAGGCTCTTTCGCTCCATCTGAATTTTTTCCTGCTGTTGTTTAATTTCCTAGCAGTGTTCATGCCACGGGCCATTATTATTACTCCTCTATCATGACAGCTACAAACAGCGTTTTCTTTCCAACGGAAGGAATATACCGTAATGTGCGCAGTGAAATCATAGCAAAATGTCGCTCAATATATACGTTTCTATGGTCTCCATGTTTAGCATTGAGCCGTCAGGCTATCTTCTGTCATGGGAGAATGCAGGTGTATTCATGGTCTCATGTGATGCATGACATTTACAGGCTTAATGAAGGCGTGGCATGCCAGTTCCATGCCACGCAGGGCAGATAGAGCTGACTGTGCCCGCCACATGTAACGGGACAAAAGTTGCCAAGAAGAGGCCGCGTTAGCCCATGATTTCAACCCTGCGATGGAGCGACCGCCAGAAGTATGTGTACCAACATCATCGACAGGCTGCGAACTATCGCCATAAAGGAACTGCTGAAGATGAATATATTGTGAACACGCTTTCATTCTGTTGCATCGGCGAGGGTATCATCGGCAACAACCGTCATCGGTTATTTTTCAGGAGGACGCCGTGACACAGGCAAAGGGAGGCGGTTCAGAAGATGGTTTAACCGCATTGTGAACTCAATGCCGTTCTACAGCCTGATGTCCATGACGGAATACAAGGCGATGTGGAAGAATGTGCCGGTCGTCTATGCCGGCGAGGCATACACATCAAAGCAGTGCCATGTCTGTCATGATATGGGGAGTTGAGGAACATAATCCTCCTTTGAATGTGATGCATTCGGGTGACGCGGAAATGCAGATATGAACGGCACTCTCAACATAGGACAGCGTTGGGAGAGGTTCATGTCGCTTGCCGGCCGGAACGGGGCTGACTCGACACGGCCCATAAACCCGGCGGTGCGATATCCATGGAGGATGGACTTAACGGGAACCCCAACGATTCTAATCGTGGGAGGATGTCAGTCAAGAATTCAGCAGTCAGAGATTAAAACACACTGATGGTTGAAACCCTCCTCTGGATTTCATCCCTAATTTTTCTAACCTCATCAATCGATTTTCCCTTTGGATCTTCCAGTGCCCAGTCAACAAGTTTTTTATTCATTTCAGCAATCATCGGTTTCGGACAGGCCTGTTCCACGGAGCACCCCATGGTTATTACCATTTCTGCATCTTCAATCATCCTCCGTGTCAGCATTTTTGGTTTACTTGCTGAAACATCCAATCCTATTTCCGACATAACCTGCACAACCACCGGATTTGGGCTTGATGCAGGGACGGTTCCTGCGCTCTCCGCTTGCAGTCCAATCGCCTTCGCGAAAGCTTCAGCCATAATGCTTCTGCCCGCATTCTCAACACAAACAAAAAGCAATTTTCCCGGCAAAAAATCACACTCCTTCAGCCGGCAGCTGTAGTTCTGACTGTCACTGTCGGTTCGGACAGTCTGTTATCGATTTTCCCATTAACGTGCTGTTTCCTGTTTCGGTAAATCGAATCTGTGAGAAGTATCACGTCGCTTATCCTTTCCCCCGTCAGGCCAAAATATGTCCATTTTCCCTGCGGCCTTCTATATATTATGCCTGCTTCCTCAAGCGTTTTAAGATGATGCGTTACAGTTGGCTGTGACAGCTTCAGGGCGGAAGCAATCTCGCAGGTGCAGGTTTCTCCATACAATGCAAGTATTCGCACTATCAGCAGCCTGGCAGGTTCTGCCAGAGCACTGAATACCGAAACCAGCCCGGATAGTGATTCCTGATTTGGGTCAATTGTAATTTTCCGTGGAATGCATGTTTCCATGCCCTTCACTATACTTTCAGTTAAATTTAAATTTATCTATTTGTACTATGATTCAAGCTGTCTAATTCCTCCACCATTTTTTGTATCCATCCCGGAATATCGAAGTATTCAGTTGGAAAGATAGGAAATTTCGGATTGATTTGCATAAAATTCAAATAGATGTAAATAAATTTGACCCAGGATAACAATGAGTAATTCAGAACATTCAAGGAAAGAATTGAGAGTGTTTTATCCTGATATGAAATATTCCGGAAGTGAGGCGACCAGCTCAGAAAGGGTCTTTGAGGTGTACGATCCTCCTATGTGTTGTTCCACCGGTGTCTGCGGTCCTTCTGTGGACACAGTGCTTATTGAGTTTGCCCAAAACTTGGAGTGGCTGAAAAGGAAGGGGGTGGATGTTGTCAGATACAACCTCTCACAGCAGCCCGGAGCGTTTGTTCAGAATTCTGAAGTCAGCAGACTGCTGTCTGCGGAGGGAAACGGCTGCCTTCCAATAACCATGCTTAACGGAAAGGTTGTAACTTCAAGATCTTATCCCGGGCGAGACGAACTGGCAAGAATCCTTGATTTGGAGTGAAATGCGTTGAAATTGTCAGGCGCCGTCAGGCGGTTTGTATTCTTTACTGGCAAGGGGGGAGTAGGAAAAACTACTGTTGCCTCTGCAGTCGCAGTATCTCTTGCTGATGAAGGGAAAAGAGTTCTCCTCATCAGCACCGATCCTGCCTCCAACCTAGATGAAATATTCGGCATACCGCTTACATCCTCCCCGTCACAGATACCAGGCATTTCTACATTATTTGCTCTCAATATAAATCCCGAAACTGCCGCGGTCAATTACAGGGAACGTATCGTGGGACCTTACCGTTCACTTCTGCCAAAAGATGCTGTGATGAGTATCGAGGAACAGCTCTCCGGCGCATGCACGATGGAAGTTGCGACGTTTGATGAGTTTTCAAAATTTCTTGGCGATCCGCAGGCAACCGATAAATTTGATCACATCATATTCGATACGGCACCAACAGGTCACACAATGAGACTGTTGTCACTCCCGGCAGCCTGGTCAGATTTTCTCAGTTCGAGTTCATCCATAACAACATGCCTCGGTCCTCTAGCCGGACTGCGCGAACAGAAGATACTTTACGGCAGGGCAAGAAACAGGCTCACTGACAGCGCAATGACAACCATGGTTCTGGTGTCTCGTCCTGACAAGTCAGCGTTGTTTGAGGCGGAGCGCACCAGCTTAGAGCTCAGTGCCCAGGGCATCTCCAATCAGTATCTTGTGCTGAATGGCGTTTTTGAAACTGATGAAAGTGGTGATCCGACTGCCATCGAGATCTGTGAACAGCAACAGGATGCAATTGAGAAAATGCCGGAGGGTCTGAAGCATCTTGAAAGATTCGATTTCGCTCTCCAGCCATTCAACCCCATAGGTGTAGGGGAACTCAGGGCATTTATGAGTGGCAAAGCCAAGGCGGAGGCATCAAACGGTCAGTACGGGATCGACATGCAGTACATGCCTTCTTTCGAGAACATGATTGATGCACTGGCAGTCGAGGGTTATGGAATAATAATGACTATGGGCAAGGGAGGAGTGGGAAAAACTACTGTCGCCTCGATGATTGCTGTAGCACTTTCCAATCGTGGATATTCAGTTCATCTGACAACTACCGATCCTGCAGGCAAATTCTATATGGATCCGCTGCCTCCTAATCTCCGGGTCAGCAAAATAGACGCTGAACTGGAAACGGCCGCATATGTGCAGGATGTACTCAGAATTTCTGCCCCCGGGCTGGACGACGAGGGAATGAAACTGCTTGAGGAAGATCTCAGATCGCCATGTACTCAGGAAATTGCTGTATTCCGTGCTTTCTCTGAGGTCGTGGCCGAAGGCGAAAACGGATTCGTGGTAATCGATACGGCACCAACGGGCCATACGCTGCTCCTTCTGGATGCAGCAGAATCATATCACAGGGAAGTTCTACGCTCGACTGGAAATTCACCGGAAAACATCAAAAGACTACTCCCGCGGCTGAGAGACCGGAAACTTACAAAAATAGTCATCGTTACTCTTCCGGAACCAACACCCGTCCATGAGGCAGCGCAGCTTCAATCAGACATGATTAGAGCAGGCATAACACCGTTTGCATGGATAGTAAACCGCAGTCTCATCCCACTGCACATTCAGGATCATACGCTGGCCCATCGGAGGGCAGGGGAACTACGGTATTTTGCCGAGGTTGCAGGCATTTCAAACCGCACTTTTCTGGTAGGATGGAAGACAGAAAGGAATATTTAATCTGCCTGTCCTAGGAAACCAGGGCTGTATTTGCCTGAAATACTACTTGCCATCGTCTACTTAACAGCCCGTTCCGTTCACATGATTGCATCGAAAGCGAGCCAAAAGAAGTGACTCCGTGCCGCGTAAAATTGGAATCGAACTTATGCGATTACAATCTATTAAGTGATTCATTTTGTTTCGGCCCGTCCAGTAAGCATTTTCCAATCAAAGGCCGGCCCGCATTTCAGCCATCGCTGTTATCTGGAGCGATGGCAGACTTCTGCCGTCGGATTGTGCAAATACCAAGGACTCAATCGGGAAATTCCCGGTTTGTCACTAATGCGGAATACAAATTACCGGCGTTGCATTCCGATGCCTGCCATGGATATCAGTCAGATTTCTTCTGAGAAATATCTGCAGTCAGAGGACGTTATGGCCAGGCCTGGATCAGAATTTATTGAAGCTAGACGTTTATCTGCAATAACTGCTTAATTGATACAACGCCGGTATTTGCATGAACACGGACTACAGGAAATTGGTGCATAGCGCGAGGGGAGAAAAGAAAAGATTCATGGAAGATTTTTTCAGGGAGCTACTAATATCCGACAGAAAACGGAGAATCGTTATGTTCGAGGAGCTAATTTCCGGCATCGCGAAGGTTACAGACGACAGAGAGTACATCGAAATGTGCAAATTGAGCCTGGAAGTAATTCTCGCTATGGACAAAAACGTAGCGGGGGAGGTTATAAACACGAGACTTGAGGCTCAATTTGAACTGCCAGAGGCGGAGAAAGTCATTGACAGTAGAAATTTGATGAGGGCAATAAATGAAATGCCGGAAAAGGATATCATACTGGCACTGATAGAAGCGAATTAGGCGAATTCGTGTTCGAAAGCAGCCGCGCGAGATGAAACCTGCGATTACCCATATTTGATTTATGCAGTTTCGCATTTCAGCATCTCAGCGAATTGAATGCGGGAGGAGGGATTTGAACCCACGGACCCCTGCGGGACAGAATATCCCAGGTTTTTTCTTAAGTCCTGCGCTGTTGGCCATGCTTAGCTACTCCCGCTGTTCCTTTTGATTAACATGATCGGAATAAATAACATTGCCGTCCGATGTCGCGCAGGGCACTGTCCTATTTACGGTTGCTAGACACGATTAAGAGTACACAGCATGTCTCTGTAACGATTGTCTGGTCGCCTCTGCAATTTTCCCTGCTTGGGATGACAAACAATTGCGCCAAGTAATTTTCTACAAAGGAATGTGAGAGATAATTGCTGCATATTCTCATGAAATCAGAAACATACTGACCTGCCGGCAAATATTCATGAAGAAACGGAAACGTCGCAGAATTAATGCTGATATCGAACAAATTCTGCCTTCATATGACAGATACTGGAAATCCTTAATCTATCCCTGCTGTAATAATCCGGTGGTGATTTCGTGGTAAAGGAATACGGCATCTTTGTTAACGGCGAATGGGCCGGCAGTTCGAGCGACAAATCATTTGAAACGCTGAATCCTGCTACAGGTGAAGTACTTGCCAGGTTTCCGAGAGGAAACAAGGCAGATATTGAGACGGCTGTAAAATCCGCTGAGAAGGGATTCAAAGTATGGAGGGATGTCCCTGCTCCTGTCAGGGGAGAGATACTTCTTAAGGCAGCTTGGAACCTTGAGAAGAAAAAGGAGGAACTTGCCAGACTTGTTTCAACCGAAATGGGAAAAGTCCTTGCTGAGGGAAGAGGAGAGGTGCAGGAGGCTATTGATTTTTTCAAGTACATGTCGGGTGAGGGAAGAAGACTTCTTGGAGAAACAACCCCATCAGAACTTCCGGATAAATTCAACATGACCGTGAGACTTCCAAAGGGCCCCGTCGCAATGATAACTCCATGGAATTTTCCTGTTTCCATACCTTCCTGGAAGATGGGTGCAGCATTGATTTCCGGGTGCTCTCTTGTACTCAAGCCTGCGAGCGACACCCCTCTCTGCGCAGCAAGATTTATTGAGATGGTGAATGAAGCCGGCTTTCCTCCGGGCGTCATAAATATGGTCACCGGCACAGGATCTGAAGTTGGAAACGCTCTGATAAATCATCCTTCGATACGAGCTCTGTCTTTCACAGGTGGGGTAGAAACAGGAAGAGAGGTATACACACAGGGAGCAAGGCGGCTGATACAGGTACATCTTGAACTGGGAGGGAAGAATCCGATGATAATAATGGATGACGCGAACCTGGAACTCGGGATTGAAGGACTTATATTCGGCGCGTTCGGAACCTCCGGCCAGCGATGCACTGCCACCAGCAGGCTGATTATTCAGGATGGCGTTTACAGCGAATTCATGGACAGTTTCATAGACCGTGTCGAAAAATTGAAGTTAGGGAATCCGCTCGATGAAACCGTCGATATGGGCCCCGTGATAAACAGAAACGCCATGAAGAATATCATGGAATACATAGACATCGGACAAAAGGAAGGGGGCAAAATTGCCACAGGCGGCAAATCCATCAGCGATGGAACTTTTTCAAAGGGCAATTTTATTCAACCAACTGTGATTGAGACAAAACATGGCACACGCGTCAGCACCGAAGAAATTTTCGGTCCGGTACTGTCTGTAATAAAGGTCGGCAGTTTCAAAGAAGCCATCGAAGTTGCAAATGGAGTGCAATACGGTCTGTCATCTGCAATTTACACCAGAGATATAAACAAGGCATTCAGGGCAATCAATGCGCTTGAGTGCGGAATAACATACATCAATGCACCGACCATCGGAGCAGAAATTCATCTTCCTTTTGGAGGCGTCAAGAATACGGGTACCGGTGGCAGGGAGGCAGGGACATCCGCAATAGAGGAGTTCACGGAACTGAAAAGCGTGTTCATTGATTACAGCGACATGCTACAGAAGGCACAGATTGACACTGACAGAAGAGTAAAGGAAAAAATTACTCCAACCTGATTCATGCCTTGCCCCGCGATTCTCCTCTAGTAATCGCACTGGCGAAAATATGTGCAAGTCTCAGAGCCTCGGGATAGTTGCCTCTGAATATGGACGCTTTCAGGAGAGAAACCGCGTCCTCCCTGTCTAAGCCCACCCAGCTTGCGTGTATTTTCAACTTTCCTGACTTGACTGGAATGCTCTCGTACTCTCTTATAATCCTGTACCTCTCCTCCCAGTCGTCAAAATACTTTTGAAGCGCAGCGCGCATTGCGTCGAGATTCGGCAATTTGCGTGTTACGCTCAAAACAGGCAGACCCGTGACGCTGTTGATTTTCCCGAGGTCGAATACATTAAATCCGCCGCAGGCTATGCCATCGAGAAGCACGGCTCTGAGCTGTTCCAGAAATCTCGATCTGAGTATTGTCTTGCATATATTCTGGGTGGAGTCCATTCCGTCTATAGTGCACTCCGTTACAAGAGCACCTTCCACATATGAGGGGAGTCTGGCTATGATGCCCACAACCGGGACCACGCCCTCCCTGAAGCCGAATTTCCCGTCATCAAACGCAACTACTCTGGACTGTCTTTTCATCTGCATCACAGCAGCGGGAGATTCCCGGTCACAGTGTCTATTTCCTGATTCTCTGCAGGACCGATGCCCACGCACGTAACAGTTCCGGCTGGTATTTCTGTAAGACCGGCATCCGCAATAAGGCTGGTTATCAGCCCGTTTCTCCTGGCATCCTCTCTCAGTGCATGGAGTTCCTCGAGATTTTTGACCCTGACCACAATCTTCCTCTGCCCTTCATCCATCCATGAGGAAAATTTCTTTTTTTCCTTCTGGAGGCACTGCACAGCGCAGCTCACAGCCGCATGCGCCACCTGGACTGCAGTTTTTCCTGCGCTCAGTTTCAAATCTGTTCTTACAGCGACCACAAGCTTGTAATGAAAGTCAACATCATCCCTCGAGAGCATTTTTTCACCTTTCACTTTTTTTCGTTCTTCTGAAATTGTTAAGCACTGCTGCAATGAGCAGGAGTGCTGTTATTGCCGTTTCCGCAATTATGAAAAATGTGAAGTCAAGGCCATGGTGCATATATTCATAAACGGCTGTCAGTGTGAACAGAAGAAGAGTGGAGACTGCGATGCTTATTCCTGCCGAAGCGGCCACCAGCTGAACAAGGTCGCTTCTCAATCTGCCATCCCTGTCAGAGAATGCAATGACTGCAGCAAAGCCAGGAAGGAAGAAAACGAACGCAGAAACAATGGCGAGCTGAAGCAATGGGGCAAGAGACATCCCATCTTGAATGTAATTTAATTATAATAACTGGTGGTAATGGTTGCTGACATGCCCATTAAATTTGAATTACTCGAGAGAGACGGGCCGGGTCGTATATGCTCGTTTGAAACTCCACATGGAACAATAGAGACCCCTGTTCTGCTGCCTGTCGTGAATCCGAGGCGGATGATACTGTCTGCTGCAGAACTGCGCGATCAGTTTCATGCTGAGATGCTCATAACAAACTCCTTTATAATCGGGCAGGACGAGCAACTAAGCGAACAGACGAAGAGAAGAGGCATACATGAACAGCTTGGTTTTGATGGCCCCATAATGACCGACAGCGGAACATTCCAGACACATGTCTACGGAAAACTCGAAATTGATCCTTCGGCAGTCGTAGAAATACAGAGGTCGTTTGGAAGCGACGTACTGACTGTTCTTGACATATTTTCCGAACCGGATTTTTCACGCAGTGCGGCGGAAGATGCCGTGAGTGTAACAAACAGGAGAGTGAGGGATGCAATCAGACTGACAGCAGGAGAGGCTATTGTCGCATGTCCCGTCCAGGGCTCCCTTTTTCCAGATTTGAGGCGAAACGCTGCAGAAGATCTGAGTGGTGCAGGAGGTGAATATTTTGCAATCGGTGGCGTAGTCCCGCTTATGGAGGAGGGCAGATTCGCAGATCTTGCGAGAGTCATCCTCTCTTCCAAACTTGGTCTGAATCCCGCCGCACCTGTCCATCTCTTTGGTTGCGGTCATCCGCTTCTTTTTCCAATGGCCGTACTGCTGGGCTGCGACGTTTTCGACTCTGCCTCTTACATTAAATATGCCAGGGACGGCAGGATGATATTCCCGGAGGGAACATGTCGCCTATCCGAACTCAGGCACAGCCACTGCCTCTGCCCTGTTTGCTCATGCATTACTTTAAGCGAAATGAAATCAATGGACGCGGAAGAGAGAACTGTCAATATAGCAAAGCACAATCTGCATGTGCTCTTTTCAGAGATAAGGCGGATAAAGGAAGCAATTCATGAAGAAACACTCTGGGATCTTGCAGAAAGCAGGGCGAGATCAAACAGGGCTCTCCTCGAGGCTTTTGCCGTTATTTCCGAGTACAGGGACTACCTTGAGAAGCTGGAACCGATCTCGCGCAAACACGGTCTTGCCGTCGTTGATGATATCTCTCTGAACAGGCCGTCAATATGCCGTTATACCGAGCATGCTGGTAAATTGCGCCCAGGGAATCACAGAAAGCTGGTTATAGTTGATGGGAAAAA
The genomic region above belongs to Candidatus Sysuiplasma jiujiangense and contains:
- the pth2 gene encoding peptidyl-tRNA hydrolase Pth2, with amino-acid sequence MLSRDDVDFHYKLVVAVRTDLKLSAGKTAVQVAHAAVSCAVQCLQKEKKKFSSWMDEGQRKIVVRVKNLEELHALREDARRNGLITSLIADAGLTEIPAGTVTCVGIGPAENQEIDTVTGNLPLL
- a CDS encoding 30S ribosomal protein S7; the protein is MPDDDIDIENESEEEQKEKNEEPEQVLLYNALLFGKYDLSEVIVSDPGLLRYINLTPIYVPHTSGKHANKNFGKTKVNIVERLANQMMRTENYTGKKSKSLKTVEKAFEIISSKTGKNPVQILVNAIEHSAPREEITRLQFGGISVPKAVDVSSSRRLDLALRYICLGAVGASHGSTKSIEQCLADEIVLASNGDMTSSAVSKRDEIERVAMSAR
- a CDS encoding arsenate reductase ArsC, which translates into the protein MPGKLLFVCVENAGRSIMAEAFAKAIGLQAESAGTVPASSPNPVVVQVMSEIGLDVSASKPKMLTRRMIEDAEMVITMGCSVEQACPKPMIAEMNKKLVDWALEDPKGKSIDEVRKIRDEIQRRVSTISVF
- the arsD gene encoding arsenite efflux transporter metallochaperone ArsD, with amino-acid sequence MSNSEHSRKELRVFYPDMKYSGSEATSSERVFEVYDPPMCCSTGVCGPSVDTVLIEFAQNLEWLKRKGVDVVRYNLSQQPGAFVQNSEVSRLLSAEGNGCLPITMLNGKVVTSRSYPGRDELARILDLE
- a CDS encoding DUF99 family protein, with amino-acid sequence MKRQSRVVAFDDGKFGFREGVVPVVGIIARLPSYVEGALVTECTIDGMDSTQNICKTILRSRFLEQLRAVLLDGIACGGFNVFDLGKINSVTGLPVLSVTRKLPNLDAMRAALQKYFDDWEERYRIIREYESIPVKSGKLKIHASWVGLDREDAVSLLKASIFRGNYPEALRLAHIFASAITRGESRGKA
- a CDS encoding 30S ribosomal protein S12, which gives rise to MARGMNTARKLNNSRKKFRWSERAYKRRILRLKEKSDPLEGAPQARGIVLEKVGIEAKQPNSAIRKCVKVQLIKNGRQITAFAVGDGAINFIDEHDEVLVEGIGGRMGRSYGDIPGVRFKVIKVNNVSLNEMVRGRKEKPVR
- the arsA gene encoding arsenical pump-driving ATPase — protein: MKLSGAVRRFVFFTGKGGVGKTTVASAVAVSLADEGKRVLLISTDPASNLDEIFGIPLTSSPSQIPGISTLFALNINPETAAVNYRERIVGPYRSLLPKDAVMSIEEQLSGACTMEVATFDEFSKFLGDPQATDKFDHIIFDTAPTGHTMRLLSLPAAWSDFLSSSSSITTCLGPLAGLREQKILYGRARNRLTDSAMTTMVLVSRPDKSALFEAERTSLELSAQGISNQYLVLNGVFETDESGDPTAIEICEQQQDAIEKMPEGLKHLERFDFALQPFNPIGVGELRAFMSGKAKAEASNGQYGIDMQYMPSFENMIDALAVEGYGIIMTMGKGGVGKTTVASMIAVALSNRGYSVHLTTTDPAGKFYMDPLPPNLRVSKIDAELETAAYVQDVLRISAPGLDDEGMKLLEEDLRSPCTQEIAVFRAFSEVVAEGENGFVVIDTAPTGHTLLLLDAAESYHREVLRSTGNSPENIKRLLPRLRDRKLTKIVIVTLPEPTPVHEAAQLQSDMIRAGITPFAWIVNRSLIPLHIQDHTLAHRRAGELRYFAEVAGISNRTFLVGWKTERNI
- the tgtA gene encoding tRNA guanosine(15) transglycosylase TgtA; its protein translation is MPIKFELLERDGPGRICSFETPHGTIETPVLLPVVNPRRMILSAAELRDQFHAEMLITNSFIIGQDEQLSEQTKRRGIHEQLGFDGPIMTDSGTFQTHVYGKLEIDPSAVVEIQRSFGSDVLTVLDIFSEPDFSRSAAEDAVSVTNRRVRDAIRLTAGEAIVACPVQGSLFPDLRRNAAEDLSGAGGEYFAIGGVVPLMEEGRFADLARVILSSKLGLNPAAPVHLFGCGHPLLFPMAVLLGCDVFDSASYIKYARDGRMIFPEGTCRLSELRHSHCLCPVCSCITLSEMKSMDAEERTVNIAKHNLHVLFSEIRRIKEAIHEETLWDLAESRARSNRALLEAFAVISEYRDYLEKLEPISRKHGLAVVDDISLNRPSICRYTEHAGKLRPGNHRKLVIVDGKKPYFSHFDFSLVHDDEDAVVVSPFGIVPFALTETYPFAQSDFMCSSADANVSGYPGQLHYSEFRTVDGVWKRNGNKVPQSAYLKLAETVCRYQFGDKISAAILSGNIQLGFSRNTGKLRTVSTEGKQLLFFRPEDGLFSLKMFGAERINGATDKPVMRVVCSMDAVPFVSAGKSLFSKFVVDADPEIKPFGECIVTDEKDRLIACGRAIQNRREMLSFKNGVAVDIRDHYSSSAP
- a CDS encoding ArsR family transcriptional regulator codes for the protein METCIPRKITIDPNQESLSGLVSVFSALAEPARLLIVRILALYGETCTCEIASALKLSQPTVTHHLKTLEEAGIIYRRPQGKWTYFGLTGERISDVILLTDSIYRNRKQHVNGKIDNRLSEPTVTVRTTAAG
- a CDS encoding aldehyde dehydrogenase family protein, which encodes MVKEYGIFVNGEWAGSSSDKSFETLNPATGEVLARFPRGNKADIETAVKSAEKGFKVWRDVPAPVRGEILLKAAWNLEKKKEELARLVSTEMGKVLAEGRGEVQEAIDFFKYMSGEGRRLLGETTPSELPDKFNMTVRLPKGPVAMITPWNFPVSIPSWKMGAALISGCSLVLKPASDTPLCAARFIEMVNEAGFPPGVINMVTGTGSEVGNALINHPSIRALSFTGGVETGREVYTQGARRLIQVHLELGGKNPMIIMDDANLELGIEGLIFGAFGTSGQRCTATSRLIIQDGVYSEFMDSFIDRVEKLKLGNPLDETVDMGPVINRNAMKNIMEYIDIGQKEGGKIATGGKSISDGTFSKGNFIQPTVIETKHGTRVSTEEIFGPVLSVIKVGSFKEAIEVANGVQYGLSSAIYTRDINKAFRAINALECGITYINAPTIGAEIHLPFGGVKNTGTGGREAGTSAIEEFTELKSVFIDYSDMLQKAQIDTDRRVKEKITPT
- a CDS encoding transposase, with the translated sequence MPFYSLMSMTEYKAMWKNVPVVYAGEAYTSKQCHVCHDMGS